One Sediminibacillus dalangtanensis genomic region harbors:
- a CDS encoding glycoside hydrolase family 65 protein yields the protein MTWKISRSSLDENNLLLNESLFALGNGYVGVRGNFEEGYREDIRSIRGTYINAFHDETEISYGEKLHAFPDSQQKLVNIIDAQDVRIEIDGEPFSLFTGKILGYEQHLHFDEGFSERIIHWVSPEGKEVNFHFRRLISFALKELFLMDIKVEPVSEIKEIKIVSSLNGDVSNYTDEEDPRIASGHAKRTLIKEVGQQDTYSIVRSETMVTKLEVSCVTETVVEAAAGYQYISQIYENKVEETYSCNGSGPIRFTKFNIYTDTLRHKEKLVETGIDLLSKIKGAVFEDFLVEQTAYLDNFWRNSDVTIAGDEELQEGIRFNLFQLLQSVGKDPVSNIAAKGLSGEGYEGHYFWDTEIYMFPVFLMTNPDLAKNLLIQRYSTLDSARQRAKEMGHSQGALFPWRTITGTESSAFFPAGTAQYHISADIAYSYIQYFLATTDVDFLKEYMAEVLFETARLWMETGHMYEGQFRIDNVTGPDEYTCIVNNNYYTNVMAKHNLTWAVKVYKLLEEVDSVLLGELKDALSLNEQEVNEWSLAGENMYLPYDEKLGINAQDDTFLQKRRWDLPGTPKEKFPLLLNYHPLTLYRYQVCKQADTVLGHFLLEDEQSLETIQKSYDYYEQVTTHDSSLSYCIFSIMASKLGYQQKAYDYFMKTARLDLDNTHGNTKDGLHMANMGGTWMAIVYGFAGLRLKETGLSFSPVIPEKWETASFNLQFQNRLLSVTMEKDGISYWLKSGEALTFRHFDQDVALQSGQSVKISTDSGEPDRSLAVV from the coding sequence ATGACTTGGAAAATTTCCAGAAGTTCATTAGATGAAAACAATTTGTTGTTGAATGAGAGTCTGTTTGCCCTTGGAAATGGTTACGTGGGAGTAAGAGGGAACTTCGAGGAAGGCTATCGGGAAGACATTCGTTCCATTCGCGGCACTTATATAAATGCATTTCATGATGAAACGGAAATCAGCTATGGAGAGAAATTACATGCTTTTCCGGATTCTCAACAAAAGCTGGTCAATATCATCGATGCGCAGGACGTTAGAATCGAAATAGATGGCGAGCCGTTTTCTTTGTTTACCGGGAAGATACTCGGATATGAGCAGCATCTCCATTTTGATGAAGGTTTTTCCGAGCGGATCATTCATTGGGTTTCTCCAGAAGGAAAAGAAGTGAATTTTCATTTCCGGCGATTGATTTCTTTTGCCCTGAAAGAATTATTCTTGATGGATATAAAAGTAGAACCAGTCAGCGAAATCAAAGAGATTAAGATTGTTTCTTCGCTTAATGGCGACGTCTCCAATTATACAGATGAAGAGGACCCGCGGATTGCTTCAGGCCATGCAAAACGCACACTTATCAAAGAAGTTGGCCAGCAAGACACATACAGCATTGTCCGCAGCGAAACAATGGTGACGAAGCTGGAGGTTTCCTGTGTAACGGAGACGGTGGTAGAAGCAGCGGCTGGTTACCAATATATTAGCCAAATATATGAGAATAAGGTGGAAGAAACGTATAGTTGTAACGGAAGCGGTCCAATCCGATTCACCAAGTTCAACATTTACACTGACACGTTACGGCATAAGGAAAAACTAGTTGAGACAGGAATCGACCTCCTTTCGAAAATAAAAGGTGCCGTTTTTGAAGATTTCCTTGTCGAACAAACTGCATACCTGGATAACTTTTGGCGCAACTCCGACGTAACGATCGCAGGGGATGAAGAGCTGCAGGAAGGCATTCGTTTTAATCTATTTCAGCTGCTCCAGTCGGTAGGGAAGGACCCGGTCAGCAACATTGCGGCGAAAGGACTTTCCGGTGAAGGATATGAAGGGCACTACTTCTGGGATACGGAAATCTACATGTTCCCGGTCTTTTTGATGACCAATCCTGACTTGGCTAAAAACTTGCTCATCCAGCGCTATTCTACGTTGGACAGTGCCAGGCAGCGTGCCAAAGAAATGGGACACAGCCAGGGAGCTTTATTTCCGTGGCGGACAATCACCGGTACCGAATCTTCCGCCTTTTTCCCGGCTGGTACAGCACAGTATCATATAAGTGCTGATATTGCTTATAGCTATATTCAATACTTTCTGGCTACGACAGATGTCGACTTTCTGAAGGAGTATATGGCGGAGGTACTGTTCGAAACAGCACGGCTGTGGATGGAGACCGGCCATATGTATGAAGGACAGTTCCGTATCGACAATGTTACCGGGCCGGATGAATATACGTGTATCGTCAACAACAATTATTATACCAATGTCATGGCTAAGCACAATCTTACCTGGGCAGTGAAGGTATATAAGCTGTTGGAAGAGGTGGACAGTGTCCTGCTTGGTGAATTAAAGGATGCTTTGTCCCTCAATGAACAAGAAGTAAACGAGTGGTCATTGGCAGGCGAAAACATGTATTTGCCGTACGACGAAAAGTTGGGCATCAATGCGCAGGATGATACCTTTTTGCAGAAGCGGCGCTGGGATTTACCGGGCACGCCGAAGGAGAAATTTCCTTTACTGCTGAACTATCATCCATTGACCCTGTATCGTTATCAAGTATGCAAGCAGGCAGATACGGTGCTTGGCCATTTTCTGCTGGAGGATGAGCAAAGCCTGGAAACCATTCAAAAGTCGTACGATTATTATGAACAGGTAACCACCCACGACTCATCCTTGTCTTACTGTATATTCAGCATCATGGCATCCAAGCTTGGCTACCAGCAAAAGGCGTATGATTATTTCATGAAAACGGCGCGCCTTGATCTGGATAATACGCATGGCAATACAAAGGATGGATTGCATATGGCCAACATGGGCGGGACATGGATGGCGATTGTCTATGGTTTTGCCGGCCTGCGATTGAAAGAAACCGGGTTGTCCTTTTCACCGGTCATTCCAGAAAAGTGGGAGACTGCGTCTTTCAATTTGCAATTCCAAAACAGGCTGCTGTCGGTTACCATGGAAAAAGACGGGATTTCCTATTGGTTGAAATCCGGAGAAGCGCTGACCTTCCGGCATTTTGACCAGGATGTGGCATTACAAAGCGGCCAGTCGGTCAAAATCAGTACAGACAGTGGAGAACCGGACAGAAGTTTGGCAGTTGTGTAA
- a CDS encoding NCS2 family permease: protein MKHNWFKRLFELEQNETTVKREVMAGLIGFFAIVYIIAVNSLILSEAGIPLEAAILATIAASVAGCFIMGFYANVPILLVPGMGINALFSYTIVQSMGVTWQEALAVVFISGLLFMFIAFTRFAKTLSEAIPQSLKEAITVGLGLFLMLIGLEKGGLVEKGTNSIIMLGELGDPQVLATILTFLIAIILFIRNVPGNFLITVVAGTLIAWMFGLINVHAAGETSFSFGEYMDVFGAMSFANILSLTFWIAVFLITMVLVFENIGLTHGHVNFINRPEKFARAFQANAVSAALSGLFGTSPTVATVETAAGMAAGGRTGLTTVTTGTLFLLSAFFIPVIKLIPDSAIAPILMIIGGLMLENIRHLNLEDLSESFPAFFIIAMIPFTYSIADGIAVGFILYPILKIAIGKAKEVSLALYVIAGLFLFNFVFHVMS from the coding sequence ATGAAACATAATTGGTTTAAGCGACTCTTTGAGCTTGAGCAGAATGAGACGACGGTAAAACGGGAAGTGATGGCGGGATTGATCGGCTTTTTTGCGATTGTCTATATCATTGCCGTCAATTCCCTCATCTTATCGGAGGCGGGAATACCGCTGGAAGCAGCCATTTTAGCAACAATCGCCGCTTCTGTCGCCGGCTGTTTCATCATGGGTTTTTATGCGAACGTGCCGATTTTGCTTGTGCCTGGAATGGGAATCAACGCCTTGTTTTCCTATACCATCGTTCAATCGATGGGCGTCACCTGGCAGGAAGCATTGGCCGTCGTATTTATTTCCGGCTTGTTGTTCATGTTCATTGCATTCACCAGGTTTGCGAAAACGTTAAGTGAAGCGATTCCCCAGTCGTTAAAAGAGGCAATCACAGTCGGACTCGGATTGTTTTTGATGCTGATCGGACTGGAAAAAGGCGGGTTGGTCGAAAAAGGAACGAATTCGATTATCATGCTAGGCGAACTGGGTGATCCCCAGGTACTTGCCACGATTTTGACCTTTTTGATCGCCATCATCCTGTTCATACGAAATGTTCCGGGTAACTTCTTAATTACGGTGGTTGCCGGCACATTAATTGCATGGATGTTTGGTCTCATCAACGTGCATGCAGCAGGAGAAACATCTTTTTCATTCGGGGAATATATGGATGTTTTCGGGGCAATGTCCTTTGCAAACATCTTATCGTTAACCTTCTGGATTGCCGTGTTTTTGATCACCATGGTGCTTGTGTTTGAAAATATCGGACTCACCCATGGACATGTGAACTTTATTAACCGACCGGAAAAGTTTGCCCGCGCGTTTCAAGCAAACGCTGTTTCCGCAGCACTGTCCGGATTGTTCGGCACCAGTCCCACTGTCGCAACCGTGGAAACAGCTGCAGGGATGGCGGCTGGCGGGAGAACCGGTCTGACCACCGTAACAACAGGGACGCTGTTTTTACTGTCGGCATTTTTCATTCCGGTCATCAAGCTCATTCCCGACAGCGCAATCGCCCCGATTTTGATGATTATCGGAGGATTGATGCTGGAAAATATCCGTCACTTGAACTTGGAAGACTTAAGCGAGAGCTTCCCGGCCTTTTTCATCATCGCCATGATTCCATTCACATACAGTATTGCGGATGGAATCGCGGTCGGCTTCATCCTTTATCCGATTTTGAAAATCGCCATCGGAAAAGCGAAGGAAGTCTCCCTGGCCTTGTATGTCATCGCCGGCTTGTTTTTGTTTAACTTTGTCTTTCATGTAATGAGTTGA